A single region of the Salvia miltiorrhiza cultivar Shanhuang (shh) chromosome 8, IMPLAD_Smil_shh, whole genome shotgun sequence genome encodes:
- the LOC130997221 gene encoding transcription elongation factor TFIIS produces the protein MEKELSELFESVKRAADEAENSPGEEDRCLDELKKLKKFPVNYQVLVSTQVGKRLRQLTKHRSDKIKALASDVVDIWKSIIVKETMKNKKNGNSENSDSVKTESPRSEANGAKNFQRTNSMKSDQNSPAPKKLKVDNSDKSMKSGSSSSAKIEKVEVQKTKNGAEEVKASPAVRKPQSTPTAPPKLSSLVSCKDPLRDKVREILAEALCKVSGEADADLKDRVDQHDPNRVAVQVESAMFEKWGKSNGPHKFKYRSVMFNIKDQNNPDFRRKVLIGEFKPFEILELTPEQMASDARQMENEEIKQKALFNSERAAAPKASTNEFRCGRCKKKECTYYQMQTRSADEPMTTFVTCVNCNNHWKFC, from the exons ATGGAGAAGGAGCTAAGTGAGCTATTTGAGTCGGTGAAGAGAGCTGCAGATGAGGCTGAGAACTCACCTGGGGAAGAGGATCGATGTCTTGATGaattaaagaagctcaagaaGTTCCCTGTTAATTATCAAGTCCTTGTGTCCACACAG GTGGGGAAACGTCTCCGCCAATTGACTAAACATAGAAGTGATAAGATCAAAGCACTGGCTTCTGATGTGGTTGATATTTGGAAAAGCATAATTGTCAAAGAAACAATGAAAAACAAGAAGAATGGCAATAGTGAAAATAGTGATTCCGTGAAAACCGAGTCTCCTCGTTCAGAAGCTAATGGGGCTAAGAATTTTCAAAGGACAAACTCAATGAAATCGGATCAAAACTCTCCAGCGCCTAAGAAATTGAAGGTCGATAACTCTGATAAATCCATGAAGTCAGGAAGTTCCTCCAGCGCCAAAATTGAGAAAGTCGAAGTCCAGAAAACAAAGAATGGCGCTGAAGAGGTCAAAGCAAGTCCTGCAGTGCGTAAACCACAGTCAACTCCTACTGCCCCGCCAAAACTATCTTCTTTGGTATCCTGCAAAGACCCATTGAGGGACAAAGTCCGGGAAATTCTTGCTGAAGCGCTGTGCAAGGTATCCGGTGAGGCTGATGCCGATCTGAAAGATAGAGTTGATCAACATGATCCAAATCGTGTTGCTGTTCAAGTGGAGAGCGCCATGTTTGAGAAGTGGGGCAAGTCTAACGGCCCGCACAAGTTCAAATACAGGTCCGTGATGTTCAACATCAAGGATCAAAACAACCCGGATTTCCGGAGGAAAGTCCTGATTGGGGAGTTCAAGCCATTCGAGATTCTAGAGCTGACGCCTGAACAGATGGCTAGCGATGCAAGACAGATGGAGAACGAAGAGATAAAGCAGAAGGCGCTGTTCAACAGCGAACGAGCAGCTGCTCCCAAGGCTAGCACGAACGAGTTTAGATGCGGGCGGTGCAAGAAGAAGGAATGCACCTACTATCAGATGCAGACGAGGAGTGCCGATGAGCCCATGACGACGTTCGTGACCTGTGTAAACTGCAATAACCACTGGAAGTTCTGCTGA